In Aegilops tauschii subsp. strangulata cultivar AL8/78 chromosome 3, Aet v6.0, whole genome shotgun sequence, one genomic interval encodes:
- the LOC109786889 gene encoding uncharacterized protein — MATLSAGVLLKLLDGMKTGLAKPVGEHRTAVLQVTDIVPAEMDEVDLFPKHGRFYVKVSDSSHSIYATLPPAQADLVLANKLSLGQFLHVDRLDPGSPVPVVVGARPIPGRHPLVVGTPEPARKPAAPRRGSWGPENHGGASGVLLASSPKVVRPIALSFEERTPVKERPSPARSSVSSVRKSTSVMPRLVTRSRSFVADRGDPPPPPNKIPKSPFQPEKSSMSCTAVRTMSRRPREEEPSSPVSDDDVGSTATSSKRRPSSAARVPVPVKLSSLGKEAMEQREQAQKAALEALRNASATENVVRIYKMFAEVSKAARPDAPAACFDGFLCFHQEAAQAVADIESIQAATSMAAAAATSDVLASEAEASPAPNVLQEIAQNRATTPARRRGLLGFGGVSKSVSFAPGTLQDPSSRPDGGAARSSSASRKCLDKTAVGDGDDKSKRSSAPAAVAVAHSPLGSSLRMARQMQAEAGGWFMEFLEAALEAGLKKKRTSSSGKPGAQSCPQSLVLRVINWVEMEQSGGDSRKAGHPRAAAIARKLRIKAKNP; from the exons ATGGCGACGCTGTCGGCGGGCGTGCTGCTGAAGCTCCTGGACGGGATGAAGACGGGCTTGGCGAAGCCGGTGGGCGAGCACCGGACGGCGGTGCTGCAGGTGACGGACATCGTGCCGGCGGAGATGGACGAGGTGGACCTCTTCCCCAAGCACGGCCGCTTCTACGTCAAGGTCTCCGACTCCTCCCACTCCATCTACGCCACGCTGCCCCCCGCGCAGGCCGACCTCGTCCTCGCCAACAAGCTCAGCCTCGGCCAGTTCCTCCACGTCGACCGCCTCGACCCGGGCtcccccgtccccgtcgtcgtcgGCGCCAGGCCGATTCCCGGGCGCCACCCGCTCGTCGTCGGCACCCCCGAGCCCGCCAGGAAGCCCGCCGCGCCGCGCAGGGGATCCTGGGGCCCCGAGAACCATGGCGGCGCCAGTGGGGTGCTCCTCGCGTCGTCGCCCAAGGTCGTCAGGCCCATCGCGCTCAGCTTCGAGGAGAGGACGCCCGTCAAGGAGCGCCCCTCGCCGGCGCGCAGCTCGGTGTCTTCCGTCAGGAAGAGCACCAGCGTCATGCCCCGGCTGGTCACCCGCAGCCGGAGCTTCGTCGCCGACCGCGGCGACCCCCCTCCGCCGCCCAACAAGATCCCCAAGAGCCCCTTCCAACCG GAGAAGAGCTCGATGAGCTGCACGGCCGTCCGGACCATGAGCAGGAGGCCCAGGGAGGAGGAGCCTTCCTCGCCGGTCTCCGACGACGACGTCGGCAGCACCGCCACGTCCTCCAAGCGGCGGCCCTCGTCGGCCGCTCGTGTGCCGGTGCCGGTGAAGCTCAGCTCCCTCGGCAAG GAGGCCATGGAGCAGAGGGAGCAGGCGCAGAAGGCGGCGCTGGAGGCGCTGCGCAACGCGTCGGCGACCGAGAACGTCGTCAGGATCTACAA GATGTTCGCCGAGGTGAGCAAGGCGGCGAGGCCGGACGCGCCCGCGGCGTGCTTCGACGGCTTCCTCTGCTTCCACCAGGAGGCCGCGCAGGCCGTGGCCGACATCGAGTCCATCCAGGCGGCCACCTCCATGGCTGCCGCCGCGGCCACCAGCGACGTGCTTGCCTCCGAGGCCGAGGCGTCGCCGGCGCCGAACGTGCTGCAGGAGATCGCGCAGAACAGGGCCACCacgccggcgaggcggcggggcctGCTCGGGTTCGGGGGCGTGTCCAAGTCGGTGTCCTTCGCGCCGGGCACGCTGCAGGACCCTTCGTCGcggccggacggcggcgccgcccgGAGCTCCAGCGCCAGCAGGAAGTGCCTGGACAAGAcggccgtcggcgacggcgacgacaaGAGCAAGAGGTCGTCCGCTCCTGCAGCGGTGGCGGTGGCGCACTCGCCTCTGGGGTCGTCGCTGAGGATGGCGAGGCAGATGCAGGCCGAGGCCGGGGGCTGGTTCATGGAGTTCCTGGAGGCCGCGCTGGAGGCCGGGCTGAAGAAGAAGCGCACGAGCAGCAGTGGCAAGCCGGGGGCGCAGAGCTGCCCGCAGTCGCTGGTGCTCCGGGTGATCAACTGGGTGGAGATGGAGCAGAGCGGCGGCGACAGCCGGAAGGCCGGGCACCCGAGGGCGGCCGCCATCGCGCGGAAGCTGAGGATCAAGGCCAAGAACCCCTGA
- the LOC109786890 gene encoding subtilisin-like protease SBT3.9 gives MAKGFFSSSSSRAHRRVAWVLLCLCMLLCTVHGGSSSRKVYIVYLGDVKHGHPDHVVASHHDILTTLLGSKEESLASVVYNYKHGFSGFAAMLTPEQAEQLAEFPEVISVEPSRRHKASTTRSWDFLGLNYQMSGSALPHGTNYGEDVIIGVIDTGIWPESRSFSDEGYPPIPSRWKGMCQLGPDWDKNNCSRKIIGARFYDTGVSEEALKTDSLSPRDYSGHGTHCASTAAGSAVQAASFNGLAKGVARGGAPHARIAVYKTLWGVDGFGDTSAFLAAIDDAIHDGVDVLSLSVGFPDENSFGALHAVQKGITVVYAGGNDGPRPQTLENTSPWVITVAASKVDRSFPTAITLGNNQHILGQSLNYHVVNSSSGSSRFTGLVSDECTIASLNATAKDVKGKILLCSPLPDDPLAIAPGIVFNNALQYVRNGGGSGLIFAQYTTDLLGVCQGIACVIVDLDTGKKIKKYILGTSSPMAKIELARTVIGKEISAPKVASFSSRGPSPDYPEIIKPDIAAPGANILAAVGNSYVFMSGTSMATPHVAGIVALLKAQHPDWSPAAIKSAIITSAHVTDERGMPILAEGLPRKIADPFDYGGGNINPGGAADPGLVYDIDPRDYNKFFGCTIIRRANVSCDATTLPAYHLNLPSIAIPELRRPITVWRTVTNVGEVNSVYHAEVQSPAGVKMEIEPPVLVFDAMNKVHTFKVKLSPMWKLQGDYTFGSITWHKEQKAVRIPVATRITIQDFYADVA, from the exons ATGGCAAAGGGGTtcttctcttcttcctcctcgcgcgcTCATCGCCGTGTAGCTTGGGTGCTGCTTTGCCTTTGCATGCTCCTATGCACAGTGCACGGAGGATCATCATCTCGCAAG GTCTACATAGTTTACCTAGGCGACGTGAAGCATGGGCACCCCGACCACGTTGTGGCTTCGCACCATGACATTCTCACCACTCTTCTCGGAAGCAAGGAAGAATCTTTGGCATCTGTGGTGTACAACTACAAGCATGGCTTCTCAGGCTTCGCCGCCATGCTTACACCGGAGCAAGCAGAGCAACTTGCAG AGTTTCCGGAGGTAATCAGCGTCGAACCAAGCAGAAGGCACAAGGCAAGCACCACGCGGAGCTGGGACTTTCTTGGGCTCAACTACCAGATGTCTGGCAGTGCGCTTCCCCACGGAACCAACTACGGAGAGGATGTGATCATCGGGGTGATTGACACCG GGATCTGGCCGGAGTCGCGAAGCTTTAGCGATGAAGGGTACCCACCGATACCATCAAGGTGGAAAGGGATGTGCCAACTCGGGCCGGACTGGGACAAGAACAACTGCAGCCGCAAGATCATCGGCGCACGGTTCTACGACACTGGAGTTTCTGAGGAGGCCCTCAAGACGGACTCGCTCTCGCCTCGTGACTATAGCGGCCACGGCACGCATTGTGCATCCACCGCGGCGGGCTCGGCCGTGCAGGCGGCCAGCTTCAATGGCCTCGCCAAGGGGGTAGCACGGGGAGGCGCACCACACGCTCGCATAGCGGTCTACAAGACCTTATGGGGCGTTGACGGCTTCGGCGATACGTCGGCCTTTCTTGCTGCCATCGATGATGCAATCCACGATGGTGTGGACGTGTTATCGTTGTCCGTCGGATTCCCGGACGAGAACTCGTTCGGCGCCCTGCATGCGGTTCAGAAGGGGATCACCGTGGTGTACGCGGGCGGGAACGACGGACCTAGGCCTCAGACCCTTGAGAACACTTCACCGTGGGTCATCACCGTGGCAGCGAGCAAGGTTGATCGGTCATTTCCGACGGCGATCACACTAGGAAACAACCAGCATATACTG GGTCAGTCCCTCAACTACCACGTGGTGAACTCATCGTCCGGGAGCAGCCGTTTCACAGGCCTTGTGTCAGACGA ATGTACCATAGCATCTCTTAATGCCACTGCCAAGGACGTGAAAGGGAAAATCCTGCTCTGTTCTCCCTTGCCAGATGATCCATTGGCGATCGCCCCAGGGATCGTTTTCAACAACGCGTTACAATATGTCCGGAATGGCGGGGGATCCGGACTTATTTTCGCTCAATATACAACAGACCTTTTAGGTGTTTGCCAAGGCATAGCCTGCGTCATCGTGGACCTTGACACTGGTAAGAAGATCAAAAAATACATCCTTGGCACAAG CTCTCCCATGGCAAAGATCGAACTGGCACGCACCGTTATCGGGAAAGAGATATCCGCACCAAAAGTGGCCTCGTTCTCCTCTAGAGGTCCATCACCTGATTACCCCGAAATTATCAAG CCTGACATAGCTGCACCGGGAGCCAACATCTTGGCAGCAGTGGGAAATTCCTACGTATTTATGTCTGGAACGTCAATGGCAACCCCACACGTTGCTGGCATCGTCGCACTGTTGAAAGCACAGCACCCAGATTGGTCTCCTGCGGCGATTAAATCAGCCATCATAACCTCCG CCCATGTAACCGACGAGCGTGGCATGCCGATACTGGCAGAAGGGCTGCCTCGAAAAATCGCTGACCCATTCGACTACGGCGGTGGGAACATCAATCCTGGCGGCGCGGCCGATCCCGGTCTGGTCTATGACATCGATCCCCGCGACTACAATAAATTCTTCGGGTGCACCATCATCAGGAGGGCAAACGTGAGTTGTGATGCGACAACGTTACCGGCATATCACCTGAACCTGCCCTCTATCGCGATCCCTGAGCTGAGGCGTCCAATCACCGTGTGGAGGACAGTGACAAACGTCGGCGAGGTCAACTCCGTGTACCACGCAGAAGTCCAGAGCCCAGCTGGAGTCAAGATGGAGATTGAGCCGCCGGTGCTCGTTTTCGACGCCATGAACAAAGTTCATACGTTTAAGGTGAAGTTGTCGCCTATGTGGAAGCTGCAAGGGGACTACACCTTCGGCAGCATTACGTGGCATAAGGAACAGAAGGCTGTGAGGATTCCTGTTGCAACCCGAATTACAATTCAGGACTTTTATGCGGATGTTGCATAA